A segment of the Juglans regia cultivar Chandler chromosome 15, Walnut 2.0, whole genome shotgun sequence genome:
TCattctcttttattgtcaatatTACTGTTTTTACCGTTGCGTATCTAATAATTAGTATCTAGAGACAACGATCTTGCTATGGAGTTGAGTAATAAAGAACTTTACGAATGTTTTCAGATTTATCATCGTGCACTATATGATGAACTGTATAGAGATCCTGGACAAATGGTCCTTACAGTGAAATGTTCAAAcggaaaaaatttaaaaatcttagtTGAACCTTCatttacaatttattatgtGAAGTTAAACATTGAATACACACATGGAAGGCATATCTATCCATTGGAACAACAAATATTGAAGGATGGAGATGTTCTTCTAGAAGATGAGGTTGAGTTAACATATATGAAAATACTGAGAAATGGGTATGTTCTTTTGGATATGAGGAAAGAATACGGCTCAAAAAAATTCGAAGATGAGGAAGAAACTACGGATTCAACtaaagaaatacaaaaatcaatactgCAGATGACAAATGAACCGAAAGATGAAGATCTTGTAGAGGAAGGAAAAGAGACGGCAGACGAAGTGGAGAAGGTAATAGAGTCAACAGAAGATTCCGCCGCTGTCAACCTAAGAGAGAAATCCTCGGTGGAGTCTCATGACCAAGAATGTTTAGAAGTATGCAGGAGAAAGGTAGATCTTGGCTGCCATCTGTTCTGCAACTGGGGAGTGACCTGTACATATTAAGCAATCTGTTCAAAATACTGGAAGCTTGAAGGAAGAGCTCAGTAGAATTCTTCCACAATTGGAGGAGATGCGGAAAAGGAAATCTGAGAGAAGAAATCAATTCCTAGAAACCCAAGAGCAGATACAGAAGATCTCAAACGAGATCTATGGATCCACAGAGTGTATTTCATCCGTGTTGGTAGTGGATGAAAGTGATTTGTCCTTGAGAAAGCTTGAGGAGTTGCACAGGGAGCTGCATGAACGTCAAAAGGAGAAGCGTGATCGCCTGAGGCAGGTTCAGGAACAGGTGTGTGCCTTGAATTCGCTTTGCTCAATGCTTGGTGTGGATTCTAAGAAGATACTAACTGAAGTTCATCCAAGTTTACGAGACTCTGAAAGGTCCACGAATCTAAGTAATTGTACGATTGAGCAGTTGGCTGCTGCGATACAAAAATGGCGAGAGGTTAAACTACAGAGAATGCAGAGGCTCCAAGATCTTGGAGCTCTGGAATTTGATGGATACACCAATGGAAGAGCAACAAATGTTTCAGAATGTTACTTGTAACATAGCTGCTTCATTTATTGCTCTTGTGGAGCCCACTGGTGCATTATTTACTTGGTCAAGGTATCCATGTGCAACTACACTGCCACCTTCTATTCTCAGCAGTAGTGTTGGTGGGCAGAGAGTAGACATTCTGTTCTCAGGGATATTTGGAGTTAGTAATGGGTCATCAGTTTCTTTTGAAAATGCGGGACTGTAAGACTAATAGTATAGAGTAACATCAATATCTCAACTTTGAGGATaaggtgttttttttaatagagagaatttgttatgaacccaattaAATTGGGCTGGGCTTGATGGGCttgaattgttattttttctttttgtttgaattgTTAAAATAGTTTAGCAGCCCATCGGCCCAGTTAATGTAGGTTAAAATTGGCCCATGGCCTTAGTTAGTGGCCACCGAATTAAGTCATATTCTTCCCGAGGAAGAGGGTTTTTGTTTGAAATCTGAATAAATATTGttgaaacatatatttttatttgagaggAATTTGAGACCTCGAATACTCTAAGGTATAGCCATTATCTTTAtcttctttgttcttgattctcttttattgtcaatattattgatttgaGTAGTGCTACCAATAAGCCTCACACcttgcacacccacttaaaaacatattattttatttttttatcatattttacttacaaacatgtcttaaatcattttcattatgtgagtaaaaaagtaaaatgacatttttaaataggtgtgcagggtgtgaagcttatatttagaatttttctactGATTTTACCGTTGGGTATCTAACATAAGAAATTTCCCAAAAGATTTATTGCATAAATCCATTTATACTCGACAACATTTTTAATAACTAATCCGATCTTTCATATAAATATTCCTATATGATAACCTCTACTCAGAATCTGTAAATAATGATCGGATCCACAATAAAAATCTTTTGTGCTAAACCAAGCATTCATTCATCAATTGTTAAAAATCCTTGATAAGTGTTTAAAAACTTATCTAGGATTTAAACTAGAAAATTCCAAATTTCAGATACACAAACTTAATTCATTTATACTAATAAATTccaaatacaatatatatttacatcgtttgttttcacaactactctcaatttatctcatctcatctcatctaatcattataactttctcaaattaccccacaaaataaaataaacaattcaattttttcaaatctcaaaacaaaaataatattaaaaaatatatattctaacaatattttattcaacttttaattttaatttcaactcatctcatctacgaaaacaaacgaggcagtTTTCACTAAATCCAAAATTACATAAACCTTATGGGCAGCAATAGTAATGGCTTGGCTGGGGTGGGTGAGACAGGAAATCTTCACTTAACAGTAGTTCTCCACTTCACAAATGATCTACCACCATGCATCTTCTTGTTGAATTGTATCCCAACAAAAAACTGTTGCATAGAACAGAGCCCTCTCTAACATCCAGGTTCAACAACTCTGAACCTTAATCCACAACACATCCTCACCTATATAGGCACACCTGTAGAAACAACCACCTGGTAGGGAATTGGGTAAGTTAGTGCAATAAACCTGACAACATTCAAATTCCCAATCTATTTGATATTTGTGAATCACCTATATACCTGCCCTATGGAAGAAACACAGTGCCATACATTTTGACTCGAGAAAGAGGGAAAACTTGTTTTTTAAACACATCAGCACACGTCACAAATATGAAGTCATCAACCCTTAATAAGGTCTAACCAACTTAAACCTTCATCATTCGATTTTTCATCAATTCAGCTGTCTACACTAACTAAAATCTGATCTCATTCTCTGCCACCTTTGCCTTCCCTATCCCCATTCCATGTCGTAAGTAGAAACAGAAGTTATATCTTCAGCAGTAGttaaaaatgaaagataatCAAGTGCAATATGTTTTACaaggattaaaagaaaaaactggaaGTTAGCTAGGCCTTATGTACTGAAACTGAAAACTGAAAACTAAATTACTAAGCTAAAACTAGAACCTTGTCTCCACAACATCCCAAACTGCATGTATAGTCCACCACGAGCCTAGTCTCAGAGTTGTATGAAAAACACTAATTAACTACTTGTACCTGTAACTGTAAGTAACATCTGTAATGAGTGTTGTTATGCCAAGAGCTATAGTTATTTACAAACCATTCCATAAAAGGGAAACATCTGATTTCATTACCATCAGG
Coding sequences within it:
- the LOC108992329 gene encoding 65-kDa microtubule-associated protein 9-like; this translates as MTNEPKDEDLVEEGKETADEVEKVIESTEDSAAVNLREKSSVESHDQECLEVCRRKQSVQNTGSLKEELSRILPQLEEMRKRKSERRNQFLETQEQIQKISNEIYGSTECISSVLVVDESDLSLRKLEELHRELHERQKEKRDRLRQVQEQVCALNSLCSMLGVDSKKILTEVHPSLRDSERSTNLSNCTIEQLAAAIQKWREVKLQRMQRLQDLGALEFDGYTNGRATNVSECYL